In Nymphalis io chromosome 11, ilAglIoxx1.1, whole genome shotgun sequence, one genomic interval encodes:
- the LOC126771845 gene encoding 6-phosphofructo-2-kinase/fructose-2,6-bisphosphatase-like isoform X3, with amino-acid sequence MFRHCIVSMRRRRISQFAPLLIALVGLPARGKSQLAHRLSRHLNWNGESTKVFDCSEYRRRHMALYGSHDIFRADNQHGSAIRRQSAREAVQDAVLWLKDGNSVAIFDGTNITREQRRELNDYCISDMGFRILFIECVCEDQELLERNIIEILHYSADYKTMSEEEAIDDLRKKLEHYMRQYEPIDANLESNINFVRVENMGETVTAHKVSGQKESGILGYLSGMRALPQTLYFTRHGESEYNVLGRIGGDAALSPRGQSYAHALAEHLNGLSVIEPLNVWTSELCRTKQTAAEIMAPKRSIRALNELDAGICDGLTYEEMQERFPQEFAWRDQDKLRYRYPWGESYIDIMTRLRPVLSALEDEHNVVVVGHQAVLRCMLGYFLDAKLDELPYMNVPLHTIVKLTSYGYKYKVEMIKLPIDCVDTHRKQPKNCSINRSTADALVTVPSHYDTLPSNLWQSSEAQL; translated from the exons ATGTTTAGACACTGTATAG TGTCGATGCGTAGACGTCGCATCAGTCAATTCGCACCGCTGCTGATCGCACTGGTGGGCCTGCCTGCGCGTGGCAAGAGCCAACTGGCGCATCGCCTGTCCAGGCATCTCAACTGGAACGGGGAGAGCACTAAAG tttttgaCTGCAGCGAGTATCGCCGTCGCCACATGGCTCTATACGGCAGCCATGACATCTTTCGCGCTGACAATCAGCATGGCTCTGCGATTCGCCGCCAGAGCGCACGCGAGGCCGTGCAAGATGCTGTGCTGTGGCTCAAGGATGGGAACAGTGTTGCT ATTTTTGATGGCACAAACATAACAAGAGAGCAACGTCGCGAACTAAATGATTACTGTATCTCTGATATGGGCTTCAGGATATTGTTCATTGAATGCGTTTGCGAAGACCAAGAATTACTTGAAAGGAACATAATTGAGATCCTCCACTACTCCGCTGACTACAAGACAATGAGTGAGGAGGAAGCTATAGATGACTTGAGGAAGAAACTGGAACACTACATGCGTCAATATGAACCGATCGATGCAAATTTGGAGAGCAATATAAATTTCGTACGTGTCGAAAACATGGGCGAAACGGTGACGGCCCATAAAGTTTCAGGCCAGAAGGAATCGGGGATTCTCGGTTATTTGTCAGGAATGAGAGCCTTGCCACAGACTTTATACTTCACTCGG CACGGGGAGAGCGAATACAACGTGCTCGGTCGTATCGGAGGCGACGCGGCGCTGTCCCCGCGGGGCCAGAGCTACGCGCATGCGCTCGCGGAACACCTCAACGGACTCTCGGTCATAGAACCTCTCAATGTGTGGACATCAGAACTTTGTCGCACGAAGCAAACTGCTGCTGAAATTATGGCGCCCAAAAGATCCATCCGAGCTCTCAATGAACTCGATGCT GGTATATGCGACGGGTTAACCTACGAGGAAATGCAAGAGCGTTTCCCGCAGGAGTTCGCATGGCGTGACCAGGACAAGTTGCGTTACCGGTACCCGTGGGGCGAGTCCTACATTGACATCATGACTAGACTGCGTCCGGTTCTGTCAGCTTTGGAAGATGAACACAACGTGGTGGTCGTGGGACACCAGGCTGTGCTTCGTTGCATGCTTGGATACTTTCTTGACGCTAAGCTTG aTGAGCTACCCTACATGAATGTACCTCTTCACACTATCGTAAAGCTAACGTCATATGGATACAAGTACAAAGTTGAGATGATAAAGCTGCCCATAGACTGCGTGGATACACATCGTAAACAGCCCAag AACTGCTCAATCAACCGCAGCACAGCAGACGCACTCGTCACTGTACCATCACATTACGATACACTGCCGTCAAACCTCTGGCAAAGTTCAGAAGCACAACTTTAG
- the LOC126771845 gene encoding 6-phosphofructo-2-kinase/fructose-2,6-bisphosphatase-like isoform X2, protein MIYIVKSKPMSMRRRRISQFAPLLIALVGLPARGKSQLAHRLSRHLNWNGESTKVFDCSEYRRRHMALYGSHDIFRADNQHGSAIRRQSAREAVQDAVLWLKDGNSVAIFDGTNITREQRRELNDYCISDMGFRILFIECVCEDQELLERNIIEILHYSADYKTMSEEEAIDDLRKKLEHYMRQYEPIDANLESNINFVRVENMGETVTAHKVSGQKESGILGYLSGMRALPQTLYFTRHGESEYNVLGRIGGDAALSPRGQSYAHALAEHLNGLSVIEPLNVWTSELCRTKQTAAEIMAPKRSIRALNELDAGICDGLTYEEMQERFPQEFAWRDQDKLRYRYPWGESYIDIMTRLRPVLSALEDEHNVVVVGHQAVLRCMLGYFLDAKLDELPYMNVPLHTIVKLTSYGYKYKVEMIKLPIDCVDTHRKQPKNCSINRSTADALVTVPSHYDTLPSNLWQSSEAQL, encoded by the exons ATGATTTATATCGTGAAATCTAAACCTA TGTCGATGCGTAGACGTCGCATCAGTCAATTCGCACCGCTGCTGATCGCACTGGTGGGCCTGCCTGCGCGTGGCAAGAGCCAACTGGCGCATCGCCTGTCCAGGCATCTCAACTGGAACGGGGAGAGCACTAAAG tttttgaCTGCAGCGAGTATCGCCGTCGCCACATGGCTCTATACGGCAGCCATGACATCTTTCGCGCTGACAATCAGCATGGCTCTGCGATTCGCCGCCAGAGCGCACGCGAGGCCGTGCAAGATGCTGTGCTGTGGCTCAAGGATGGGAACAGTGTTGCT ATTTTTGATGGCACAAACATAACAAGAGAGCAACGTCGCGAACTAAATGATTACTGTATCTCTGATATGGGCTTCAGGATATTGTTCATTGAATGCGTTTGCGAAGACCAAGAATTACTTGAAAGGAACATAATTGAGATCCTCCACTACTCCGCTGACTACAAGACAATGAGTGAGGAGGAAGCTATAGATGACTTGAGGAAGAAACTGGAACACTACATGCGTCAATATGAACCGATCGATGCAAATTTGGAGAGCAATATAAATTTCGTACGTGTCGAAAACATGGGCGAAACGGTGACGGCCCATAAAGTTTCAGGCCAGAAGGAATCGGGGATTCTCGGTTATTTGTCAGGAATGAGAGCCTTGCCACAGACTTTATACTTCACTCGG CACGGGGAGAGCGAATACAACGTGCTCGGTCGTATCGGAGGCGACGCGGCGCTGTCCCCGCGGGGCCAGAGCTACGCGCATGCGCTCGCGGAACACCTCAACGGACTCTCGGTCATAGAACCTCTCAATGTGTGGACATCAGAACTTTGTCGCACGAAGCAAACTGCTGCTGAAATTATGGCGCCCAAAAGATCCATCCGAGCTCTCAATGAACTCGATGCT GGTATATGCGACGGGTTAACCTACGAGGAAATGCAAGAGCGTTTCCCGCAGGAGTTCGCATGGCGTGACCAGGACAAGTTGCGTTACCGGTACCCGTGGGGCGAGTCCTACATTGACATCATGACTAGACTGCGTCCGGTTCTGTCAGCTTTGGAAGATGAACACAACGTGGTGGTCGTGGGACACCAGGCTGTGCTTCGTTGCATGCTTGGATACTTTCTTGACGCTAAGCTTG aTGAGCTACCCTACATGAATGTACCTCTTCACACTATCGTAAAGCTAACGTCATATGGATACAAGTACAAAGTTGAGATGATAAAGCTGCCCATAGACTGCGTGGATACACATCGTAAACAGCCCAag AACTGCTCAATCAACCGCAGCACAGCAGACGCACTCGTCACTGTACCATCACATTACGATACACTGCCGTCAAACCTCTGGCAAAGTTCAGAAGCACAACTTTAG
- the LOC126771845 gene encoding 6-phosphofructo-2-kinase/fructose-2,6-bisphosphatase-like isoform X4 yields MRRRRISQFAPLLIALVGLPARGKSQLAHRLSRHLNWNGESTKVFDCSEYRRRHMALYGSHDIFRADNQHGSAIRRQSAREAVQDAVLWLKDGNSVAIFDGTNITREQRRELNDYCISDMGFRILFIECVCEDQELLERNIIEILHYSADYKTMSEEEAIDDLRKKLEHYMRQYEPIDANLESNINFVRVENMGETVTAHKVSGQKESGILGYLSGMRALPQTLYFTRHGESEYNVLGRIGGDAALSPRGQSYAHALAEHLNGLSVIEPLNVWTSELCRTKQTAAEIMAPKRSIRALNELDAGICDGLTYEEMQERFPQEFAWRDQDKLRYRYPWGESYIDIMTRLRPVLSALEDEHNVVVVGHQAVLRCMLGYFLDAKLDELPYMNVPLHTIVKLTSYGYKYKVEMIKLPIDCVDTHRKQPKNCSINRSTADALVTVPSHYDTLPSNLWQSSEAQL; encoded by the exons ATGCGTAGACGTCGCATCAGTCAATTCGCACCGCTGCTGATCGCACTGGTGGGCCTGCCTGCGCGTGGCAAGAGCCAACTGGCGCATCGCCTGTCCAGGCATCTCAACTGGAACGGGGAGAGCACTAAAG tttttgaCTGCAGCGAGTATCGCCGTCGCCACATGGCTCTATACGGCAGCCATGACATCTTTCGCGCTGACAATCAGCATGGCTCTGCGATTCGCCGCCAGAGCGCACGCGAGGCCGTGCAAGATGCTGTGCTGTGGCTCAAGGATGGGAACAGTGTTGCT ATTTTTGATGGCACAAACATAACAAGAGAGCAACGTCGCGAACTAAATGATTACTGTATCTCTGATATGGGCTTCAGGATATTGTTCATTGAATGCGTTTGCGAAGACCAAGAATTACTTGAAAGGAACATAATTGAGATCCTCCACTACTCCGCTGACTACAAGACAATGAGTGAGGAGGAAGCTATAGATGACTTGAGGAAGAAACTGGAACACTACATGCGTCAATATGAACCGATCGATGCAAATTTGGAGAGCAATATAAATTTCGTACGTGTCGAAAACATGGGCGAAACGGTGACGGCCCATAAAGTTTCAGGCCAGAAGGAATCGGGGATTCTCGGTTATTTGTCAGGAATGAGAGCCTTGCCACAGACTTTATACTTCACTCGG CACGGGGAGAGCGAATACAACGTGCTCGGTCGTATCGGAGGCGACGCGGCGCTGTCCCCGCGGGGCCAGAGCTACGCGCATGCGCTCGCGGAACACCTCAACGGACTCTCGGTCATAGAACCTCTCAATGTGTGGACATCAGAACTTTGTCGCACGAAGCAAACTGCTGCTGAAATTATGGCGCCCAAAAGATCCATCCGAGCTCTCAATGAACTCGATGCT GGTATATGCGACGGGTTAACCTACGAGGAAATGCAAGAGCGTTTCCCGCAGGAGTTCGCATGGCGTGACCAGGACAAGTTGCGTTACCGGTACCCGTGGGGCGAGTCCTACATTGACATCATGACTAGACTGCGTCCGGTTCTGTCAGCTTTGGAAGATGAACACAACGTGGTGGTCGTGGGACACCAGGCTGTGCTTCGTTGCATGCTTGGATACTTTCTTGACGCTAAGCTTG aTGAGCTACCCTACATGAATGTACCTCTTCACACTATCGTAAAGCTAACGTCATATGGATACAAGTACAAAGTTGAGATGATAAAGCTGCCCATAGACTGCGTGGATACACATCGTAAACAGCCCAag AACTGCTCAATCAACCGCAGCACAGCAGACGCACTCGTCACTGTACCATCACATTACGATACACTGCCGTCAAACCTCTGGCAAAGTTCAGAAGCACAACTTTAG
- the LOC126771845 gene encoding 6-phosphofructo-2-kinase/fructose-2,6-bisphosphatase-like isoform X1 translates to MALLNIRGDWYLYIWLIYRKIYSAVIWLLGNHCRSDKGRSVISAGVGSQSIGGLHRVRTRRRKSQQHRIKHIVALVRRQSLRRIVMAPGPSTAHAMMEDKEKTLSNVSMRRRRISQFAPLLIALVGLPARGKSQLAHRLSRHLNWNGESTKVFDCSEYRRRHMALYGSHDIFRADNQHGSAIRRQSAREAVQDAVLWLKDGNSVAIFDGTNITREQRRELNDYCISDMGFRILFIECVCEDQELLERNIIEILHYSADYKTMSEEEAIDDLRKKLEHYMRQYEPIDANLESNINFVRVENMGETVTAHKVSGQKESGILGYLSGMRALPQTLYFTRHGESEYNVLGRIGGDAALSPRGQSYAHALAEHLNGLSVIEPLNVWTSELCRTKQTAAEIMAPKRSIRALNELDAGICDGLTYEEMQERFPQEFAWRDQDKLRYRYPWGESYIDIMTRLRPVLSALEDEHNVVVVGHQAVLRCMLGYFLDAKLDELPYMNVPLHTIVKLTSYGYKYKVEMIKLPIDCVDTHRKQPKNCSINRSTADALVTVPSHYDTLPSNLWQSSEAQL, encoded by the exons ATGGCGTTACTGAACATTCGCGGTGATTGGTATTTGTATATTTGGCTTATATATCGTAAAATCTATTCAGCTGTTATATGGTTGCTTGGCAATCATTGTCGAAGTGATAAGGGACGGTCTGTGATAAGCGCCGGTGTCGGCAGCCAGTCGATTGGAGGCCTTCACAGAGTGCGGACGCGTCGTAGGAAATCACAACAGCACCGTATTAAGCATATCGTCGCACTAGTGAGGAGGCAATCGTTGAGAAGAATAGTGATGGCACCTGGACCGAGTACTGCACACGCCATGATGGAGGACAAAGAAAAAACCCTTTCGAATG TGTCGATGCGTAGACGTCGCATCAGTCAATTCGCACCGCTGCTGATCGCACTGGTGGGCCTGCCTGCGCGTGGCAAGAGCCAACTGGCGCATCGCCTGTCCAGGCATCTCAACTGGAACGGGGAGAGCACTAAAG tttttgaCTGCAGCGAGTATCGCCGTCGCCACATGGCTCTATACGGCAGCCATGACATCTTTCGCGCTGACAATCAGCATGGCTCTGCGATTCGCCGCCAGAGCGCACGCGAGGCCGTGCAAGATGCTGTGCTGTGGCTCAAGGATGGGAACAGTGTTGCT ATTTTTGATGGCACAAACATAACAAGAGAGCAACGTCGCGAACTAAATGATTACTGTATCTCTGATATGGGCTTCAGGATATTGTTCATTGAATGCGTTTGCGAAGACCAAGAATTACTTGAAAGGAACATAATTGAGATCCTCCACTACTCCGCTGACTACAAGACAATGAGTGAGGAGGAAGCTATAGATGACTTGAGGAAGAAACTGGAACACTACATGCGTCAATATGAACCGATCGATGCAAATTTGGAGAGCAATATAAATTTCGTACGTGTCGAAAACATGGGCGAAACGGTGACGGCCCATAAAGTTTCAGGCCAGAAGGAATCGGGGATTCTCGGTTATTTGTCAGGAATGAGAGCCTTGCCACAGACTTTATACTTCACTCGG CACGGGGAGAGCGAATACAACGTGCTCGGTCGTATCGGAGGCGACGCGGCGCTGTCCCCGCGGGGCCAGAGCTACGCGCATGCGCTCGCGGAACACCTCAACGGACTCTCGGTCATAGAACCTCTCAATGTGTGGACATCAGAACTTTGTCGCACGAAGCAAACTGCTGCTGAAATTATGGCGCCCAAAAGATCCATCCGAGCTCTCAATGAACTCGATGCT GGTATATGCGACGGGTTAACCTACGAGGAAATGCAAGAGCGTTTCCCGCAGGAGTTCGCATGGCGTGACCAGGACAAGTTGCGTTACCGGTACCCGTGGGGCGAGTCCTACATTGACATCATGACTAGACTGCGTCCGGTTCTGTCAGCTTTGGAAGATGAACACAACGTGGTGGTCGTGGGACACCAGGCTGTGCTTCGTTGCATGCTTGGATACTTTCTTGACGCTAAGCTTG aTGAGCTACCCTACATGAATGTACCTCTTCACACTATCGTAAAGCTAACGTCATATGGATACAAGTACAAAGTTGAGATGATAAAGCTGCCCATAGACTGCGTGGATACACATCGTAAACAGCCCAag AACTGCTCAATCAACCGCAGCACAGCAGACGCACTCGTCACTGTACCATCACATTACGATACACTGCCGTCAAACCTCTGGCAAAGTTCAGAAGCACAACTTTAG